One Glycine max cultivar Williams 82 chromosome 6, Glycine_max_v4.0, whole genome shotgun sequence DNA segment encodes these proteins:
- the LOC100777636 gene encoding caffeic acid 3-O-methyltransferase codes for MGSTGETQITPTYVSDEEANLFAMQLASASVLPMVLKSALELDLLEIIAKAGPGVHLSPTDIASQLPTHNPNAPVMLDRILRLLACYNILSFSLRTLPDCKIERLYGLAPVAKYLVKNEDGVSIAALNLMNQDKVLMESWYYLKDAVLEGGIPFNKAYGMTAFEYHGTDPRFNKVFNKGMADHSTITMKKILETYTGFGGLKSLVDVGGGTGAIINMIVSKYPTIKGINFDLPHVIEDATSYPGVEHVGGDMFVSVPKADAIFMKWICHDWSDEHCLKFLKNCYEALPDNGKVIVAECILPVAPDFSLATKGVVHIDVIMLAHNPGGKERTEKEFEALAKGSGFQGFRVHCCAFNTYVMEFLKKEV; via the exons ATGGGTTCAACAGGCGAGACTCAGATTACTCCAACTTATGTGTCCGATGAAGAGGCAAACTTATTCGCCATGCAACTAGCCAGTGCCTCTGTACTCCCTATGGTTCTCAAATCAGCTCTTGAACTTGATCTGTTGGAAATCATAGCCAAGGCTGGCCCTGGTGTTCACCTTTCCCCCACTGACATTGCTTCTCAGCTCCCAACACACAATCCTAACGCACCCGTGATGTTGGACCGCATATTGCGGCTCTTGGCTTGCTACaatatcctttctttttctcttcgcACTCTCCCTGATTGCAAGATTGAGAGGCTCTATGGGCTCGCCCCAGTTGCTAAGTATTTGGTCAAGAATGAAGATGGTGTCTCCATTGCTGCGCTCAACCTCATGAACCAGGACAAAGTCCTCATGGAAAGCTg GTACTATTTGAAAGATGCAGTCCTTGAAGGAGGCATTCCATTTAACAAGGCTTATGGAATGACAGCCTTTGAGTACCATGGAACAGATCCAAGGTTTAACAAGGTTTTCAACAAGGGGATGGCTGATCACTCTACCATCACAATGAAGAAAATTCTTGAGACCTACACAGGTTTTGGCGGTCTTAAATCTCTAGTTGATGTTGGTGGTGGGACTGGAGCGATAATCAACATGATTGTCTCAAAGTATCCCACTATTAAGGGCATTAATTTTGATTTGCCTCATGTCATTGAAGATGCCACATCTTATCCAG GAGTGGAGCATGTCGGCGGAGATATGTTTGTGAGTGTTCCGAAAGCTGATGCTATTTTTATGAAG TGGATTTGCCACGATTGGAGTGATGAGCATTGCTTGAAGTTTTTGAAGAACTGCTATGAGGCACTTCCAGACAATGGGAAGGTGATTGTGGCAGAATGCATTCTTCCGGTGGCTCCAGACTTTAGCTTGGCCACAAAGGGTGTAGTTCACATTGATGTGATCATGTTGGCTCATAATCCAGGTGGAAAAGAGAGAACAGAGAAAGAGTTTGAGGCTTTGGCCAAAGGATCAGGATTCCAAGGTTTCCGAGTCCACTGTTGTGCTTTCAATACCTACGTAATGGAATTTCTCAAAAAGGAGGTTTAA
- the LOC100806525 gene encoding caffeic acid 3-O-methyltransferase produces MGSAAETQITPTHVSDEEANLFAMQLASASVLPMVLKSALELDLLEIIAKAGPGVHLSPTDISSQLPTQNPDAPVMLDRILRLLACYNILSFSLRTLPDGKVERLYGLAPVAKYLVKTEDGVSIAALNLMNQDKVLMESWYYLKDAVLEGGIPFNKAYGMTAFEYHGTDPRFNKVFNKGMADHSTITMKKILETYTGFEGLKSLVDVGGGTGAVVNMIVSKYPTIKGINFDLPHVIGDAPSYPGVEHVGGDMFVSVPEADAIFMKWICHDWSDEHCLKFLKNCYEALPDNGKVIVAECILPVAPDSSLATKGVVHIDVIMLAHNPGGKERTEKEFEALAKGSGFQGFRVLCCAFNTYVMEFLKKV; encoded by the exons ATGGGTTCAGCAGCTGAGACTCAGATTACTCCAACCCATGTATCTGATGAAGAGGCAAACCTTTTTGCCATGCAACTAGCCAGTGCCTCTGTACTCCCTATGGTTCTCAAATCAGCTCTTGAGCTTGATCTGTTGGAAATCATAGCCAAGGCTGGCCCTGGTGTTCATCTTTCCCCCACTGACATTTCTTCTCAGCTTCCAACACAGAACCCTGATGCACCCGTTATGTTGGACCGCATTTTGCGGCTCTTGGCTTGCTACaatatcctttctttttctctccgtACTCTCCCTGATGGCAAGGTTGAGAGGCTCTATGGTCTCGCCCCCGTTGCTAAGTACCTGGTCAAGACCGAAGATGGTGTCTCCATTGCTGCTCTTAACCTCATGAACCAGGACAAAGTCCTCATGGAAAGCTG GTACTATTTGAAAGATGCTGTCCTTGAAGGGGGTATTCCATTTAACAAAGCATATGGAATGACAGCCTTTGAATACCATGGAACAGATCCAAGGTTTAACAAGGTTTTCAACAAGGGGATGGCTGATCACTCCACAATCACAATGAAGAAAATTCTTGAGACCTACACTGGCTTTGAGGGTCTTAAATCTCTGGTTGATGTTGGTGGAGGAACTGGAGCCGTAGTCAACATGATTGTCTCAAAGTATCCCACTATCAAGGGCATTAATTTTGATTTGCCCCATGTCATTGGAGATGCCCCATCTTATCCAG GAGTGGAGCATGTCGGTGGAGATATGTTTGTCAGTGTTCCAGAAGCTGATGCTATTTTTATGAAG TGGATTTGCCACGATTGGAGTGATGAGCACTGCTTGAAGTTTTTGAAGAACTGCTATGAGGCACTTCCAGACAATGGGAAGGTAATTGTGGCAGAATGCATTCTTCCAGTGGCTCCAGACTCTAGCTTGGCCACAAAAGGTGTGGTTCACATCGATGTGATCATGTTGGCACATAATCCAGGTGGGAAAGAGAGAACAGAGAAAGAGTTTGAGGCTCTGGCCAAAGGGTCTGGATTCCAAGGTTTCCGAGTCCTGTGCTGTGCTTTCAATACCTACGTCATGGAGTTTCTCAAAAAGGTTTAA
- the LOC100778172 gene encoding uncharacterized protein isoform X1 — MITVIFFRKSIIQNFEFDWLFHSPIYFVLCSSSLFLDSPFNPKRIVVTCEREEEITMKTPTTKVVNLKTKKSLSKRPRLQDVIDIDTPIRAIACLKKIDDMRRFEETEDCFILGFDPYAAVGLSVDSSADDVSVIAEKGKVACRDYPHSRHLCLKFPFKTTPHESYCEKCYCYVCDKVAPCKDWKGWHCNAESGIYWKNQRNVKKIQPARLYYSQP, encoded by the exons ATGATAACGGTCATATTCTTCCGGAAATCGATTATTcagaattttgaatttgattggcTATTCCACTCCCCTATATATTTTGTGTTATGTTCATCATCGTTGTTTCTTGACTCTCCGTTTAACCCTAAGCGGATTGTTGTGACTtgtgaaagagaagaagaaattacGATGAAAACACCCACCACCAAAGTGGTGAATCTGAAGACGAAAAAGTCCCTTTCGAAACGTCCACGACTACAAGATGTCATCGACATCGACACCCCCATCAGGGCCATAGCTTGTCTCAAAAAAATCGACGACATGCGCCGCTTCGAGGAAACCGAGGATTGCTTCATCCTAGGTTTCGACCCTTACGCCGCCGTTGGCCTCTCGGTTGATTCTTCTGCCGATGATGTCTCCGTCATTGCTGAAAAGGGCAAG GTTGCTTGCAGAGATTACCCCCACTCAAGACATTTGTGTCTCAAATTCCCGTTTAAGACCACGCCTCATGAGAGCTATTGTGAAAAG TGCTATTGTTATGTTTGCGATAAGGTTGCCCCGTGTAAGGACTGGAAGGGCTGGCATTGCAATGCAGAGAGTGGTATTTACTGGAAGAATCAAAGGaatgtgaagaaaattcaaCCAGCGCGTCTCTATTATTCTCAACCATAA
- the LOC100778172 gene encoding uncharacterized protein isoform X2, with amino-acid sequence MITVIFFRKSIIQNFEFDWLFHSPIYFVLCSSSLFLDSPFNPKRIVVTCEREEEITMKTPTTKVVNLKTKKSLSKRPRLQDVIDIDTPIRAIACLKKIDDMRRFEETEDCFILGFDPYAAVGLSVDSSADDVSVIAEKGKVACRDYPHSRHLCLKFPFKTTPHESYCEKVAPCKDWKGWHCNAESGIYWKNQRNVKKIQPARLYYSQP; translated from the exons ATGATAACGGTCATATTCTTCCGGAAATCGATTATTcagaattttgaatttgattggcTATTCCACTCCCCTATATATTTTGTGTTATGTTCATCATCGTTGTTTCTTGACTCTCCGTTTAACCCTAAGCGGATTGTTGTGACTtgtgaaagagaagaagaaattacGATGAAAACACCCACCACCAAAGTGGTGAATCTGAAGACGAAAAAGTCCCTTTCGAAACGTCCACGACTACAAGATGTCATCGACATCGACACCCCCATCAGGGCCATAGCTTGTCTCAAAAAAATCGACGACATGCGCCGCTTCGAGGAAACCGAGGATTGCTTCATCCTAGGTTTCGACCCTTACGCCGCCGTTGGCCTCTCGGTTGATTCTTCTGCCGATGATGTCTCCGTCATTGCTGAAAAGGGCAAG GTTGCTTGCAGAGATTACCCCCACTCAAGACATTTGTGTCTCAAATTCCCGTTTAAGACCACGCCTCATGAGAGCTATTGTGAAAAG GTTGCCCCGTGTAAGGACTGGAAGGGCTGGCATTGCAATGCAGAGAGTGGTATTTACTGGAAGAATCAAAGGaatgtgaagaaaattcaaCCAGCGCGTCTCTATTATTCTCAACCATAA
- the LOC100778172 gene encoding uncharacterized protein isoform X4 — MITVIFFRKSIIQNFEFDWLFHSPIYFVLCSSSLFLDSPFNPKRIVVTCEREEEITMKTPTTKVVNLKTKKSLSKRPRLQDVIDIDTPIRAIACLKKIDDMRRFEETEDCFILGFDPYAAVGLSVDSSADDVSVIAEKGKILPHRLLAEITPTQDICVSNSRLRPRLMRAIVKRLPRVRTGRAGIAMQRVVFTGRIKGM, encoded by the exons ATGATAACGGTCATATTCTTCCGGAAATCGATTATTcagaattttgaatttgattggcTATTCCACTCCCCTATATATTTTGTGTTATGTTCATCATCGTTGTTTCTTGACTCTCCGTTTAACCCTAAGCGGATTGTTGTGACTtgtgaaagagaagaagaaattacGATGAAAACACCCACCACCAAAGTGGTGAATCTGAAGACGAAAAAGTCCCTTTCGAAACGTCCACGACTACAAGATGTCATCGACATCGACACCCCCATCAGGGCCATAGCTTGTCTCAAAAAAATCGACGACATGCGCCGCTTCGAGGAAACCGAGGATTGCTTCATCCTAGGTTTCGACCCTTACGCCGCCGTTGGCCTCTCGGTTGATTCTTCTGCCGATGATGTCTCCGTCATTGCTGAAAAGGGCAAG atattgcCGCATAGGTTGCTTGCAGAGATTACCCCCACTCAAGACATTTGTGTCTCAAATTCCCGTTTAAGACCACGCCTCATGAGAGCTATTGTGAAAAG GTTGCCCCGTGTAAGGACTGGAAGGGCTGGCATTGCAATGCAGAGAGTGGTATTTACTGGAAGAATCAAAGGaatgtga
- the LOC100778172 gene encoding uncharacterized protein isoform X3, giving the protein MITVIFFRKSIIQNFEFDWLFHSPIYFVLCSSSLFLDSPFNPKRIVVTCEREEEITMKTPTTKVVNLKTKKSLSKRPRLQDVIDIDTPIRAIACLKKIDDMRRFEETEDCFILGFDPYAAVGLSVDSSADDVSVIAEKGKILPHRLLAEITPTQDICVSNSRLRPRLMRAIVKSAIVMFAIRLPRVRTGRAGIAMQRVVFTGRIKGM; this is encoded by the exons ATGATAACGGTCATATTCTTCCGGAAATCGATTATTcagaattttgaatttgattggcTATTCCACTCCCCTATATATTTTGTGTTATGTTCATCATCGTTGTTTCTTGACTCTCCGTTTAACCCTAAGCGGATTGTTGTGACTtgtgaaagagaagaagaaattacGATGAAAACACCCACCACCAAAGTGGTGAATCTGAAGACGAAAAAGTCCCTTTCGAAACGTCCACGACTACAAGATGTCATCGACATCGACACCCCCATCAGGGCCATAGCTTGTCTCAAAAAAATCGACGACATGCGCCGCTTCGAGGAAACCGAGGATTGCTTCATCCTAGGTTTCGACCCTTACGCCGCCGTTGGCCTCTCGGTTGATTCTTCTGCCGATGATGTCTCCGTCATTGCTGAAAAGGGCAAG atattgcCGCATAGGTTGCTTGCAGAGATTACCCCCACTCAAGACATTTGTGTCTCAAATTCCCGTTTAAGACCACGCCTCATGAGAGCTATTGTGAAAAG TGCTATTGTTATGTTTGCGATAAGGTTGCCCCGTGTAAGGACTGGAAGGGCTGGCATTGCAATGCAGAGAGTGGTATTTACTGGAAGAATCAAAGGaatgtga
- the LOC100807402 gene encoding nascent polypeptide-associated complex subunit alpha-like protein 2, whose protein sequence is MSPGPVVDASPEVEAEQQLPSVDDATQLKKSQPQEDDAPVVEDVRDDDKDDDDEDDDDDDEDDKEDDALGGAEGSKQSRSEKKSRKAMLKLGLKPVTGVSRVTIKRTKNILFFISKPDVFKSPNSETYVIFGEAKIEDLSSQLQTQAAQQFRMPDMGSVTAKQEDAAAAAVQPEEEEEVDETGVEPHDIDLVMTQAGVSRSKAVKALKTHNGDIVGAIMELTT, encoded by the exons ATGTCTCCAGGTCCTGTTGTCGACGCTTCCCCTGAGGTTGAAGCAGAGCAACAACTTCCCTCCGTCGATGACGCAACCCAGTTGAAGAAATCCCAACCGCAG GAGGATGATGCTCCCGTTGTCGAGGACGTGAGGGATGATGACAAGGACGACGACGATGAGGACGACGACGACGATGATGAAGATGACAAGGAAGACGATGCTCTAG GTGGTGCTGAGGGTTCAAAGCAGAGCAGAAGTGAGAAGAAGAGTCGAAAAGCAATGTTGAAGCTGGGACTAAAACCTGTCACCGGTGTTAGTAGGGTCACAATCAAGAGAACAAAAAAT ATTCTTTTCTTCATCTCCAAACCTGATGTCTTCAAGAGTCCAAATTCTGAGACCTATGTCATATTTGGTGAGGCGAAAATAGAGGACTTGAGCTCTCAGTTGCAGACACAGGCTGCTCAACAGTTCAGGATGCCAGATATGGGATCTGTAACGGCAAAACAAGAAGATGCTGCAGCTGCAGCAGTGCAACctgaagaagaggaggaggttGATGAAACTGGTGTGGAGCCCCATGACATTGATTTGGTGATGACGCAGGCAGGAGTGTCAAGAAGCAAGGCCGTCAAGGCTCTCAAGACTCACAACGGGGACATTGTTGGAGCCATCATGGAACTCACTACTTAA
- the LOC100499943 gene encoding Nascent polypeptide-associated complex subunit alpha-like protein 2-like (The RefSeq protein has 1 substitution compared to this genomic sequence), producing MSPGPVIDAATDPGADQQIPSVDDAILKKKAHPQEDDAPIVEDVKDDDKEETEDEDEDDDDDDKEDDAQGGAEGGKQSRSEKKSRKAMLKLGLKPVTGVSRVTIKRTKNILFFISKPDVFKSPNSETYIIFGEAKIEDLSSQLQTQAAQQFGMPDVGSVLAKQDQDAAAAAAQPEEEEEEVDETGVEPHDIDLVMTQAGVSRSKAVKALKTHNGDIVGAIMELTT from the exons ATGTCTCCGGGTCCCGTTATTGACGCAGCCACCGACCCCGGCGCCGACCAACAAATTCCCTCCGTCGACGACGCAATCCTCAAGAAGAAAGCTCACCCCCAG GAAGATGACGCTCCCATTGTCGAGGACGTCAAGGACGATGACAAAGAGGAAACCGAAGACGAGGATGAGGACGATGACGACGATGACAAGGAAGATGACGCCCAAG GTGGTGCTGAGGGTGGGAAGCAGAGCAGAAGTGAGAAGAAGAGCCGAAAAGCAATGTTGAAGTTGGGACTGAAACCTGTTACTGGCGTTAGTAGGGTCACAATCAAGAGGACAAAGAAT ATTCTTTTTTTCATCTCAAAACCTGATGTCTTCAAGAGTCCAAATTCTGAGACCTACATCATATTTGGGGAGGCAAAAATAGAGGACTTGAGCTCTCAGTTGCAGACACAGGCTGCTCAACAGTTCAGGATGCCAGATGTGGGATCCGTACTGGCAAAACAAGATCAAGATGCTGCAGCTGCAGCGGCACAGCctgaagaagaggaggaggaggttgATGAAACTGGTGTCGAGCCCCATGACATTGATTTGGTGATGACACAGGCAGGAGTGTCAAGAAGCAAGGCTGTCAAGGCCCTTAAGACTCACAATGGGGACATTGTCGGTGCCATTATGGAGCTCACTACTTAG
- the LOC100778717 gene encoding peroxidase 5 isoform X2: protein MVTLSGAHTIGRSHCWAFSSRLYNFSSTSSQDPSLDPSYAALLKRQCPQGSTNPNLVIPMNPSSPGIADVAYYVDILANRGPFTSDQTLLTDAETASQVKQNARDPYLWASQFADAMIKMGQISVITGNAGEIRTNCRVVNGEGLEYLHQ, encoded by the exons ATGGTCACCCTTTCAG GAGCACACACTATCGGCCGCTCTCATTGCTGGGCTTTCAGCAGCAGATTATACAACTTCAGTAGCACTTCAAGCCAGGATCCAAGTTTAGATCCCTCGTATGCAGCGCTGCTGAAGCGGCAATGTCCTCAAGGCAGCACAAACCCAAACCTGGTGATTCCAATGAACCCTTCAAGTCCTGGAATTGCTGATGTAGCCTACTATGTTGATATATTAGCAAACCGAGGCCCGTTCACATCTGACCAAACTCTCCTAACTGATGCTGAAACAGCCAGCCAGGTGAAACAAAATGCTAGGGATCCCTATCTATGGGCAAGTCAATTTGCAGATGCAATGATAAAGATGGGTCAAATCAGTGTCATAACTGGTAATGCTGGAGAGATTAGAACAAATTGCAGGGTGGTCAATGGTGAAGGACTTGAGTACCTTCATCAATGA
- the LOC100778717 gene encoding peroxidase 5 isoform X1, protein MYFVHAGAHTIGRSHCWAFSSRLYNFSSTSSQDPSLDPSYAALLKRQCPQGSTNPNLVIPMNPSSPGIADVAYYVDILANRGPFTSDQTLLTDAETASQVKQNARDPYLWASQFADAMIKMGQISVITGNAGEIRTNCRVVNGEGLEYLHQ, encoded by the coding sequence ATGTACTTTGTGCATGCAGGAGCACACACTATCGGCCGCTCTCATTGCTGGGCTTTCAGCAGCAGATTATACAACTTCAGTAGCACTTCAAGCCAGGATCCAAGTTTAGATCCCTCGTATGCAGCGCTGCTGAAGCGGCAATGTCCTCAAGGCAGCACAAACCCAAACCTGGTGATTCCAATGAACCCTTCAAGTCCTGGAATTGCTGATGTAGCCTACTATGTTGATATATTAGCAAACCGAGGCCCGTTCACATCTGACCAAACTCTCCTAACTGATGCTGAAACAGCCAGCCAGGTGAAACAAAATGCTAGGGATCCCTATCTATGGGCAAGTCAATTTGCAGATGCAATGATAAAGATGGGTCAAATCAGTGTCATAACTGGTAATGCTGGAGAGATTAGAACAAATTGCAGGGTGGTCAATGGTGAAGGACTTGAGTACCTTCATCAATGA